In one Drosophila albomicans strain 15112-1751.03 chromosome X, ASM965048v2, whole genome shotgun sequence genomic region, the following are encoded:
- the LOC117571820 gene encoding uncharacterized protein LOC117571820 isoform X2, with translation MEGRRRRWRWQQAGPQQQQHRFKSVYSTALNPSQVFLRPFSAQTKRKELNPITTRKSTKAVAAVEKSTIVVPNNILIVIVIVVIVLLFFLVLCTTPAGENDINLTPPKQLTLTLTLPLLLQFLAALVQLLLVTTNFKSELHHMLCDLTIQRHTVAITYDLSETPAKKGAPPIPQKRSKSFELCMNSKRRTISHRTSSNRHRKLQPFRYT, from the exons ATGGAAggacgacgtcgacgatggcgatggcagcAAGCAGgacctcagcagcagcagcatcgctTCAAGTCAGTTTATTCGACAGCGTTAAACCCATCGCAAGTTTTTCTTCGACCATTTTCCGCACA aacgaaacgaaaagaattgaatccaataacaacaagaaaatcaacaaaagcagttgcagcagttgaAAAAAGCACTATTGTTGTTCCAAACAATATTCTGATCGTCATCGTGATAGTTGTGatcgtgttgttgttcttcctGGTGTTGTGTACGACTCCTGCCGGGGAAAACGACATCAACCTGACGCCGCCGAAGCaattgacgttgacgttgacgttgccattgctgctgcaatttctGGCCGCGCTCGTTCAGCTCCTGCTCGTAACAACGAACTTCAAAAGCGAGCTGCATCATATGCTGTGCGATTTAACCATCCAGCGACATACTGTGGCCATTACCTATGACCTCAGCG aaACACCAGCAAAAAAAGGCGCACCTCCAATTCCACAAAAACGGAGTAAAAGCTTCGAACTGTGCATGAATTCAAAGAGGCGAACTATAAGTCATCG gACTTCAAGTAACAGACATCGGAAGTTACAGCCGTTCAGGTACACGTGA
- the LOC117571820 gene encoding uncharacterized protein LOC117571820 isoform X4, which yields MTFERLSETPAKKGAPPIPQKRSKSFELCMNSKRRTISHRTSSNRHRKLQPFRYT from the exons ATGACTTTTGAAAGATTAAGTG aaACACCAGCAAAAAAAGGCGCACCTCCAATTCCACAAAAACGGAGTAAAAGCTTCGAACTGTGCATGAATTCAAAGAGGCGAACTATAAGTCATCG gACTTCAAGTAACAGACATCGGAAGTTACAGCCGTTCAGGTACACGTGA
- the LOC117578304 gene encoding brachyurin: MRTIAKDQHLLSSRVVILLLIAALLAEAAPPQQLDQIKGRIITGTDASVGQFPWQVILKRDEWDDLLCGGSIISDSWVLTAGHCAYGRDSLYLVFGTIELNDESAQSMTSTKLYVHPNYNDKMNNDVALVQLPQPLTFTNNIQPITLVSSTQSVNTYVGTQATIAGFGLVDDEYLDYSQVLQYAQVQVIANDKCSAVFGTSVVLSSTMCAQGNAGSNMSTCSGDSGGPLIINNNGAWLQIGINSFVAEDRCTTGLPSGYVRLTSFIDYIAETTGLALS, from the exons ATGAGAACGATAGCAAAGGATCAACATTTGCTGAGCAGTCGAGTAGTTATTCTGCTGCTAATCGCCGCCTTGCTGGCCGAGGCAGCGCCACCACAGCAACTGGATCAG ATTAAAGGACGCATCATTACGGGCACCGATGCTTCGGTTGGACAATTCCCCTGGCAAGTGATACTCAAACGCGATGAATGGGATGATCTACTCTGCGGTGGCTCCATTATTTCCGACAGTTGGGTGCTCACCGCTGGCCATTGTGCCTATGGCCGTGACTCGCTTTACCTGGTCTTTGGCACCATCGAGCTGAACGACGAGAGTGCCCAGAGTATGACCTCAACCAAGTTGTATGTGCATCCCAACTACAACGATAAGATGAACAATGATGTGGCGTTGGTTCAGTTGCCACAACCTCTGACCTTCACCAACAATATCCAACCCATTACGCTGGTGTCCAGCACACAATCAGTGAACACTTATGTGGGAACTCAGGCGACAATTGCCGGCTTTGGCCTGGTGGACGATGAGTATCTGGACTATTCGCAGGTGCTGCAATACGCTCAGGTTCAGGTGATTGCCAATGACAAGTGTTCCGCGGTGTTTGGCACCAGTGTCGTCCTCTCTTCCACAATGTGTGCTCAGGGCAATGCGGGCAGCAATATGTCCACTTGCTCTGGCGATTCGGGTGGACCGCTGATCATCAATAACAATGGCGCTTGGCTGCAGATTGGCATCAATTCGTTTGTCGCCGAGGATCGTTGCACCACCGGACTGCCGTCGGGATATGTGCGGCTCACCTCGTTCATCGATTACATTGCCGAGACCACTGGACTGGCGCTCAGCTGA
- the LOC117571742 gene encoding eukaryotic translation initiation factor 5 produces the protein MATVNVNRSVTDIFYRYKMPRLQAKVEGKGNGIKTVLVNMAEVARAIGRPATYPTKYFGCELGAQTQFDHKNERFIVNGSHDVNKLQDLLDGFIRKFVLCPECDNPETNLTVSAKNQTISQSCKACGFHGLLKVNHKVNTYIVKNPPSLNPAAQGSSLTEGKRSKKQKQKNENSDGSMSNNSMANNSGGESDGGNGTNHASQTEAEISAAIPEKSIAEDDDDGGWSVDVSKEAIRARLQDLTDGAKGMTISDDYDKTEKERIDIFYELVKNKRDKKQLDDVPTHKELLIEAERLDIVNKAPLVLAELLFTENIINDVRKNRILLLRFTHNNPKGQRYLIGGIEQTVELHAATLMSKVAGIFKVFYDLDILEEKVILEWAQKVSKRHVSKKIATEIHEKVQPFVQWLKDAEEEDSSSDDDDDAGNDSDVEIEYDDRARVESLKVVAAVSAVAAANKKNALDDEDGDEIDIDEI, from the exons ATGGCGACCGTCAATGTGAATCGCAGCGTTACGGACATCTTCTATCGCTACAAGATGCCGCGTCTGCAGGCCAAGGTTGAGGGCAAGGGCAATGGCATCAAGACCGTCCTGGTCAACATGGCCGAGGTGGCGCGTGCTATCGGCCGCCCGGCCACCTATCCGACCAAGTACTTTGGTTGCGAATTGGGTGCTCAGACGCAGTTCGATCATAAG AATGAACGCTTCATTGTGAATGGCTCGCATGATGTGAACAAGCTGCAGGATCTGCTCGATGGCTTCATACGCAAATTTGTGCTGTGCCCCGAATGCGATAATCCGGAAACCAACTTGACTGTCTCGGCCAAGAATCAAACCATTTCGCAATCGTGCAAGGCTTGCGGTTTCCATGGCCTGCTCAAGGTTAATCATAAGGTGAACACGTACATTGTGAAGAATCCACCATCGTTGAATCCGGCTGCCCAGGGCTCCTCTCTCACCGAGGGCAAACGTTcgaagaagcaaaagcaaaagaatgaGAACTCCGATGGCTCCATGTCCAACAATTCGATGGCCAACAATTCGGGTGGTGAATCCGATGGCGGCAATGGCACCAATCATGCCAGTCAAACCGAGGCCGAGATTAGCGCTGCTATACCCGAGAAGAGCATTGCcgaggacgatgatgatggcggCTGGAGTGTCGATGTATCCAAG GAAGCGATTCGAGCACGTTTACAGGATCTAACCGATGGCGCCAAGGGCATGACAATTTCCGATGATTACGACAAGACGGAAAAGGAGCGCATCGACATCTTCTACGAGCTGGTGAAGAACAAGCGCGACAAGAAGCAGCTGGACGATGTGCCCACGCACAAAGAACTGCTGATCGAGGCCGAGCGCCTGGACATTGTGAACAAGGCGCCCCTTGTGCTCGCCGAGCTGCTCTTCACCGAGAACATCATCAACGATGTGCGCAAGAATCGCATTCTCCTGTTGCGCTTCACCCACAACAATCCGAAGGGACAACGCTATCTGATTGGCGGCATTGAGCAGACCGTCGAGTTGCATGCGGCCACATTGATGAGCAAGGTGGCTGGCATCTTTAAGGTGTTCTACGATCTCGATATACTCGAGGAAAAGGTCATACTGGAGTGGGCGCAAAAGGTGAGCAAGCGTCATGTGTCGAAGAAGATTGCCACGGAGATCCATGAGAAGGTGCAACCGTTTGTGCAGTGGCTAAAGGATGCCGAAGAGGAGGATTCGTCGTcggatgatgacgatgatgcgGGCAATGATTCGGATGTGGAGATCGAGTACGATGATCGGGCACGTGTCGAGTCATTGAAGGTGGTTGCCGCTGTCAGTGCTGTGGCTGCGGCCAATAAGAAGAATGCTCTCGATGATGAGGATGGCGATGAGATCGATATTGATGAGATTTAA
- the LOC117571820 gene encoding uncharacterized protein LOC117571820 isoform X1, with amino-acid sequence MEGRRRRWRWQQAGPQQQQHRFKSVYSTALNPSQVFLRPFSAQYAQRENFPCFLFVTKRKELNPITTRKSTKAVAAVEKSTIVVPNNILIVIVIVVIVLLFFLVLCTTPAGENDINLTPPKQLTLTLTLPLLLQFLAALVQLLLVTTNFKSELHHMLCDLTIQRHTVAITYDLSETPAKKGAPPIPQKRSKSFELCMNSKRRTISHRTSSNRHRKLQPFRYT; translated from the exons ATGGAAggacgacgtcgacgatggcgatggcagcAAGCAGgacctcagcagcagcagcatcgctTCAAGTCAGTTTATTCGACAGCGTTAAACCCATCGCAAGTTTTTCTTCGACCATTTTCCGCACAGTACGCGCAACGTGAAAATTTTCCATGCTTTctatttgt aacgaaacgaaaagaattgaatccaataacaacaagaaaatcaacaaaagcagttgcagcagttgaAAAAAGCACTATTGTTGTTCCAAACAATATTCTGATCGTCATCGTGATAGTTGTGatcgtgttgttgttcttcctGGTGTTGTGTACGACTCCTGCCGGGGAAAACGACATCAACCTGACGCCGCCGAAGCaattgacgttgacgttgacgttgccattgctgctgcaatttctGGCCGCGCTCGTTCAGCTCCTGCTCGTAACAACGAACTTCAAAAGCGAGCTGCATCATATGCTGTGCGATTTAACCATCCAGCGACATACTGTGGCCATTACCTATGACCTCAGCG aaACACCAGCAAAAAAAGGCGCACCTCCAATTCCACAAAAACGGAGTAAAAGCTTCGAACTGTGCATGAATTCAAAGAGGCGAACTATAAGTCATCG gACTTCAAGTAACAGACATCGGAAGTTACAGCCGTTCAGGTACACGTGA
- the LOC117571820 gene encoding uncharacterized protein LOC117571820 isoform X3, whose product MEGRRRRWRWQQAGPQQQQHRFKTKRKELNPITTRKSTKAVAAVEKSTIVVPNNILIVIVIVVIVLLFFLVLCTTPAGENDINLTPPKQLTLTLTLPLLLQFLAALVQLLLVTTNFKSELHHMLCDLTIQRHTVAITYDLSETPAKKGAPPIPQKRSKSFELCMNSKRRTISHRTSSNRHRKLQPFRYT is encoded by the exons ATGGAAggacgacgtcgacgatggcgatggcagcAAGCAGgacctcagcagcagcagcatcgctTCAA aacgaaacgaaaagaattgaatccaataacaacaagaaaatcaacaaaagcagttgcagcagttgaAAAAAGCACTATTGTTGTTCCAAACAATATTCTGATCGTCATCGTGATAGTTGTGatcgtgttgttgttcttcctGGTGTTGTGTACGACTCCTGCCGGGGAAAACGACATCAACCTGACGCCGCCGAAGCaattgacgttgacgttgacgttgccattgctgctgcaatttctGGCCGCGCTCGTTCAGCTCCTGCTCGTAACAACGAACTTCAAAAGCGAGCTGCATCATATGCTGTGCGATTTAACCATCCAGCGACATACTGTGGCCATTACCTATGACCTCAGCG aaACACCAGCAAAAAAAGGCGCACCTCCAATTCCACAAAAACGGAGTAAAAGCTTCGAACTGTGCATGAATTCAAAGAGGCGAACTATAAGTCATCG gACTTCAAGTAACAGACATCGGAAGTTACAGCCGTTCAGGTACACGTGA